A stretch of DNA from Campylobacter gracilis:
CGCCGCGGATCAGCGAAGTCGAGGAGCGTATGAGCTTGCCGTTTTGCGCGGTGAAGTAGTAGTTTGCGGTGCAGTCGTTTTCAAAATTTTTGCTTAACAACACGTCCTTTACCAGATGATCGAAGCTTTGACCGATCCTCCTGCCCGTTACGTCGCCGAGGACGAAAACGACGGAGCTTTGCGGCGTGCTCATATCGTGGATGACCACCTCGCAATCGCCGATCGTATTTTTAATAAGGTGCGCGGTCGGTATAAAGGTCTGCAAAAGTTGGTTCAGTTCGGGCTCCTGAAATTTCATATAAAAAAATCTATAAATTTAGATTAAATTTTAAAATTTTTGCAAATTTATAGAAATACTTATATATTTTTAATAAATTTAGAATAAAATTATATAAAATTTTATATGCAAAGGAGCTTAAATGAAAGAAATTTACCCAAGCGATTTCGCGCCGAAAAAGGCGCATTATGCGCCGGGCATCCTAGATGACGACGGTACGCTCTACGTCTCGGGGCAGCTAAGCGTGGATCCGCGCACGGGAGCCGCTCCAGAGGGTCTTGCTGCGCAGACAGCGCAGGCTTTAGGCAACGTCGCGGCAGTGCTCGCCGCCGCGGGCGCGGATAAAAGCGACGTGCGGATGTGCCGCGTCTATACGCCTGACGTCGCGAACTGGGACGTGATCGACGAGCAGTATGCGCTGTTTTTCGGCGCGCACAAGCCCGCCCGCGTCGTGGTACCGACCACGGCTCTACACTTCGGCTGTCTCGTAGAGATCGAGGCCGTCGCAAAAATCAAAGAGAAAAAATAGGAGCGAAAATGAGCGATTTCATCTGCACTGGTTGCGGCAAGCACGCGCCCATCGATACTTTGAGCTATAAATGCGACTGCGGCGGGCTGTATAAGCTAAACTCCGACGCGCCTAAATTTAACCCCGCGCTCGTAGATCAAAGCGAGTTTAGCATCTTTAGATACCGAAGATTTATGGGCATCGACACGGCTAAATTTAGAGAAATTTCGATGGGCGAGGGGCTTACGACGAGCGTGAAATTTGGCGAAAATCTCTATCTTAAGCTCGATTACGCGATGCCTACGCTTTCATTCAAAGATCGTGGCGCGGCGGTTTTGGTGCTGCATGCCAAAAATATCGGCGTAAAAAAGGTGCTGCAAGACTCCAGCGGCAACGCGGGCAATGCCGTGGCGGCGTACTGCGCTCGCGCGGGCATCGAGTGTGAAATTTACGTCCCGAAGGGTACGTCGCCTAAAAAGATCGATATGATCAAAAGCCACGGCGCGCATGTCACGGTGTTTGACGGCAGCCGCGATGAAACGGCGGATGCGTGCCGCAAAAAGGCTGCGCAGGAGCAGATATATTACGCCAACCATGTTTATAATCCGATCTTTTACGAGGGCACGAAGAGCTACATTTATGAGATCTACGAGCAGCTGGGTAGGGTGCCGCGCAATATCTTCATCCCCGTGGGCAACGGCACGCTGCTGCTGGGCGCTCAAGCGGCGCTAGGCGAGCTATATGAGGGCGGTCTTATCGAGGCGCTACCGAAAATTTTCATCGTTCAGGGCGAGCGTTGCGCTCCGCTTTTTGACGCCAAAGGTGCGGCGCGCGAGATAGAGCCGCAGCCGACGCTAGCGGAGGGCATCGCGATTGCAAGACCGATGCGCGCGCGTGAAATTCTCGGCTCTAGCTACGCGGGCGAGCGCGAGGTGATCTTGGCGAGCGAGGGCGATATACTGCCTGCCAGAGCGGCGCTTGCGCGCGGCGGATTTTACGTCGAGCACACGACCGCGGCTACCTACGCGGCGTATCTGCGCTACAAAGAAAGCCATGATCTGCAAGGAGATAGCATCATCCCGCTTTGCGGCGCGGGGCTGAAGAGCGATCATTAAATTCAAGCGCTCGGCGTGGAATTCGCTTGGCTAGCTAGCGGCGAGGAATTTAAAATTTTCGCCGCTTTAAATTTAGCGAGTTTGTGAGTTTGTTTTTGGTGAAATTCTAAAAATTTAACGACGCGTAGGCTTTTAAATTTAAACTTGTACCGAGGTGCAGGAACGCCTTTTGTTTGCGGTGTGATACGGCGATAGGTGATACGGCGCGTTTTGTGGACGACTTTGCCGTTAGCCGGATTTGTAAAATTTATCTACGATAATTGGGCGGTCGCCTTTAAAATTTGAAATTACGATTAAAATTTTATAAAAACTAATCTGCAAGGTGCGGCGCTATCTACCCATTTCGTTTATAAAATTTAGCCATTTTTATCGTTCTTGGTGAGTGAGCTGATACACAGAGGCTCAAATTTGCGCGATTATTTTGAATTTTCTTTAGCGATGCGCGTAAATTTAAGCACAAATTCGCTTTTCGCCGCAGTGTAGGCGTCGCGGTCGAACTCATAGCGCTTGCAAAGCTCTAATTTAAGCGCCTCGTACTGCTCGGCGATATCCGCATTCGCCCGCAAAAAATCTCTAAAAAATATCTCATCTGTATCGCCAAAATTTCGCAGATGCACGTGAAAAACGCGCTCGGCAAATCCCGCCTCGGTGTAGCCCTTATTTAGGCTGCAGCGGCTCTCGCTTTCGCTCATTAGCAGATAGCCCGCGTCTATCAGGCGCCGTTTGGCGGCGGCGATATCCGAGCACTCGATCAAAATATCTACGATCGGCTTCGCCCAGATCCCGCTTACTGCGGTGCTGCCGATATGGTGGATCTCGATCTCGTCGGGGTCTCGCAGCAGCCCACGCAAAATTTTACGCTCCTGCCTAAAGTATTCGCTCCAGCGCGGATCGTGCGGCACGAGACGTATCGGAAAGAGCTGCCACAGCTCCTGCAGGCTCATCGAAAGGAGTTTATTGCTCATCTTAACTCCAAAGTATTGGGTGAAATTTGAATGAATGGCGGGTAGATAGGGATTCGAAAAGCGCCTTATAATATCGTATTAACAAGAGCTATAAAAATAATAGTCAGCTAAAAAATCAGCAAAAAGTATTTGATAGGAGATAAATTTAAATACTTTTTACCGCGCTATTCGGCTCATCCAATATGCTATCGTCGATCGATATTAACGTGCCGCCCGTAAGCCCGATGTCGTATTCTGCGTCGCGCTCATAAAATCTACGCGTTACGTCGCCCTCGTCTTGCTGTGCGTCACCGCTGACGCTGATTACTTTTTCGTCATCGCTTTGCTCTTGCATATCCGTATCTTGCGTGTCGCCGTGTTTGCGAAATTCCGAGCGTATATCTTGCACCAAAGCAAAAGCCTTACTACCGATACCTACTACTTTCAGTGCGGTAGTGAGGTAAAGCTGTGACGTGCTAGTAGCTCCTGCGGCGGCAAATCCACCGATGGATACCCCCTGCGTTGCAGCATAGCCAAGTCCCGCAGAGCTACCCGAGCCTATCCAAGAGCTAGGGCTTACGCCGTTGTAAAGCTGGCAGGTCTGATTGGCTCCACTTGCTCCCGCTAAAGCTTGATTAGTCGCGGTGCTCGCGTTTTGAGCGGCGACGGATTGGGTAAAAAGAGATTTTACGGATAGATAGATCGAGCCTATTGCGCCGATAAAACCCATCACGCGTCCGAATTTAGCTAAGCTTTTTTTGCCAGAAAGAGAGCCTATTGTAGCGATAAATCCACCTATGGCGCCCGCGACAGCAAGGGTCGCCATTACTCCTCCTACAGTGACC
This window harbors:
- a CDS encoding threonine synthase, which produces MSDFICTGCGKHAPIDTLSYKCDCGGLYKLNSDAPKFNPALVDQSEFSIFRYRRFMGIDTAKFREISMGEGLTTSVKFGENLYLKLDYAMPTLSFKDRGAAVLVLHAKNIGVKKVLQDSSGNAGNAVAAYCARAGIECEIYVPKGTSPKKIDMIKSHGAHVTVFDGSRDETADACRKKAAQEQIYYANHVYNPIFYEGTKSYIYEIYEQLGRVPRNIFIPVGNGTLLLGAQAALGELYEGGLIEALPKIFIVQGERCAPLFDAKGAAREIEPQPTLAEGIAIARPMRAREILGSSYAGEREVILASEGDILPARAALARGGFYVEHTTAATYAAYLRYKESHDLQGDSIIPLCGAGLKSDH
- a CDS encoding GrpB family protein, whose product is MSNKLLSMSLQELWQLFPIRLVPHDPRWSEYFRQERKILRGLLRDPDEIEIHHIGSTAVSGIWAKPIVDILIECSDIAAAKRRLIDAGYLLMSESESRCSLNKGYTEAGFAERVFHVHLRNFGDTDEIFFRDFLRANADIAEQYEALKLELCKRYEFDRDAYTAAKSEFVLKFTRIAKENSK
- a CDS encoding RidA family protein, which codes for MKEIYPSDFAPKKAHYAPGILDDDGTLYVSGQLSVDPRTGAAPEGLAAQTAQALGNVAAVLAAAGADKSDVRMCRVYTPDVANWDVIDEQYALFFGAHKPARVVVPTTALHFGCLVEIEAVAKIKEKK